The Pyrus communis chromosome 5, drPyrComm1.1, whole genome shotgun sequence region GtgttaccttaattttcaaaacttgacTGAGAgtgaatgtgaaaataaatagattgaaagaTGATTTAGGGCGAGGATTGGTAGCGTAGTACTGATCTTTCcctattctaatttatttcCTTTATTTGAGTAACcattattaaattcaaatatctttaaatttagattctaaatcgttgattacaagtgtttaaatatgaattataatagattttatacgaaataatatattttgaagaacatgaatatgatagtttgttgttaagGTAATAGaaatacaagaaaaattaacaacaaaaaaaaaaggaaaaaaaaatagaaacattTGAAAAGCCGGGATCGTTATGATACTAGCGACTTATTTGGAGTATCATCGCTACCCAGCTCGCGGCAACTCTACTGTATAATCGGTACCTAactaccgatcgtaacattttctattttatttatttatttattttgtacttttttCTATTTCCGTtgaattatttttcttcctaccttactttatttagattcaaatttctttagatatatatctatatCCTTGTTTTGCTGCCCATCTTTCGTGCGCGCAGCCACCCTCTCATTTTTTGTGCTCGGTGTGCCTCGTTCTGTGTGAGCGAAGTTTGCCTTGTTTTACTTGAGTCGAGCCCGCCTaacaaaagttttttttgttaaaaatgctAACTTTTTTATTTCACGAAATATTTTTCGTGAGCATTaagaaaaactttataaggcatttggaagcagttttatTGTCTATGAAGcaataaatgtatatttagtagaatatttaagttaaaaattaaaaacatagtAGTGTGGCctaaacattgttaaaatggggttctaccctcaagaatatcaatggaaagtcttaattttatttttttaaacttcaAGATGAGgcaaatgtgaaaataaatatattgaacgatgatttatgtacgaatttgcaaaaccaactaaaaaccgtgagtgtaacccacatttttttatgaaaaatgcaaaatttttattttctcgtaatattttttgtcacatcccggcccggggggaccacttcctgggttcgctctaccaccgtagcacgatattgtccgctttaaatagattgaacgatgatttatgtacgaatttgcaaaaccaactAAAAACCATGAGtgtaacccacgtttttttttttatgaaaaatgccaaatttttattttctcgtaATATTTTTTGTCACATCTCGCCCcgagggggaccacttcccgggtccgctccaccaccatagcacgatattgtccgctttagaccccgaccacgccctcacgattttgtttctaggaactcacacgagaacttcccaatgggtcacccatcatgggagtgctcttgcgcgctacttgcttaacttcgaagttccaatagaacccgaagccaatgagctcccaaaaagcctcgtgctaggtagggatgagaatatacatataaggatcactcccctaggcgatgtgagatgtcacatttTTCGTCAGTATTATAGAAACAcattataaggcatttggaaacAATTTTACGGTTTATTGAGACACAAATGTttttttagtagaatatttaaaacgaaaacttaaaaataaatggacaaaaaTTGTAGTGTGACATAAAACATTGTTGAAACGAGGTCTCCATCTATTTAGAATATCAACAAAGTCTTATATGATTTTTCAAACCTCTATGTGCTACGAaggtgaaagaaaataaattttacaacgatttttgtacaaatttacaaaatcatTGAGAAACAATGATGATTAGCCCACGTTTTTACTGAAAAAaatgctaaattttttatttctacaaAATATTTCCCGGTATGAATAAAAGTACCTTATAGGGTAATTGAAAGTGgttttaccatttattgagctacaaatatatttttaatagaatatgtaagccgaaaactaaaaaaataaaatggacaAAAATTGTAGTCAGGCCCAACACATTGCCAAAACTAGACTTCATCTACAAGAATATCAACAAAAAGTCttacatgaattttcaaaaccTTATGGTGCGATGGAGGTGAAAGCAAATAGATTTTtgtacaaatttgcaaaatcgACAAAAAACCGTAATGATTAGCCAACGTtttttgttgagaaaaatgtaaattttttatttttgaaaaatatttttcatcATGATTAAGAGTTAAATCTGTAAGGCAATTGACAGTGATTTTACTATTTAATTAggtaaaaatgtatttttaataGAGTATTTAAGCCGAAATTTTTTGTTGTATGCATTAAAGAATTTATTATTAGTGATTTGGAGACAGTCTTACCAAGTATTTTTCATTCAACTTTTAAACCGGAAAATGTGACTTTTGAGTCTGCATAAATCAGAAGCTGCACTCCAATTTTGTTGATGACAAAAACACAAAGATGATAAAACAAAATTGCATTAAGTAATCGTAGGTACACTTCAATGTCAATGAAgaaaaatgtgtgtgtgtgtgtgtgtgagagagagagagagagagagagagagagaggctatTGGATAATGTAAAAGAATAACGATGGCATTACAAGAAGAGATGATTTTCCTTCCCCGAAAACTTGGCAATAAACTAATTCACTGACGTTCAACCGGATCTTCTTCGGTTCGCATCTTTGCTGGGCAGACCACTGTTTTCCTCCCACATTTTCCATCCATACCGTTTCGAAATTGAACATACCCTTAGTTAACAGGAACTTTACTAGTATGTTGAACGGATGAGCTCGTTGTCTTCGACCTCTCAAAAGTCCGGTGGTCTGTCTGCTCAGCGTCGATTATATGTTTAACGGCTCTGCCTCGCTGTCCCTCTCCTTCATTGATACCCAATCTTCAGTCTCTGTTGACAGAATCAAACAGTTCCAACCATGAGCACCAAAAATATTAAGGATGCCAAAGGATATGGTTGGAGTGAGACTTACTGGGCTTGTCTGAAATCGCCATGAGGCGCCTCTGCAAGAGACATGCTACGAAGAGGAAGATCGAGCACATACCAAACATAACTGTCATTGGAAACGCATCAACCTGCAAAGACATACAAAACCAACTCGCTAGTTACAAAAGAGGTGGACTGAGCACACTTACGTGATAACATCATGTCCGTAAGACAAAACAAGATTGGTCCACCTAAAGGCCAATTTGCCTACTTCACCCACATCTACAGGTCTAATGTAATTGCAAGGTCAAGAACTGTAACATACATTATACAGCACAACGCAGACAAAAATGTTGAGAGGAATGCGGAAGAAGTTCATGATGGTGCTCCTGGCCTCCTCGGGGATGTACTGAGATCTCATCTTCATGATGGACGGCCAGAATAGTCCTACGCAAGCCTCAAAGGCACAGAATCCAAGAAGCTGGATACAACCAGCAAAAGAGATGCTCCCTCCTTTCACAGTGGAAGGTGCTACCAAGAACTGTTTGAAATTAGCAAAGTTAGGGAACGGCACAACATAgaataataaagaaaacaatACACTGGAATCCTAACATACACTGGTCACAATGGGAAGCAGGAGAGAGGCAGCTGAGATGGCAAAGACAATCTGCATATAGCTCTCGACCCTAGGTGATTGTCGAGCCATCAACCGGGATGCAAGGGAGCTTCCAAGCATTGAAGACAACATGAAAGTGGCAAAAATAAAACCATGTGGAATGTCCTCGTCATTGGGGCTCAGAGCAGGAGTCCACAGGAACACAAATGTATACATAGAACCTTCAAACAGAGACTGTATGGCACCCAGTAACGCGATTTTCTCATCTGAACCACATAAAAAAAGGTAATAATAAATGAGGCAGAACATAACAGAAAAATAGACCATGAGGTTGGAAAGGGAATGACAAGAAATTGCAGGACGTATGTAGGCTTAAACACCAAAGCCAACGATTAAACATACACAATTTATCATCCAAAAATATTAGTTTAAGTTTATAGTATACCAGAAGCAATGGCAACAGCAGCACCCCGGAACTGGGTAAACAAGTCCTTGCTCTCCGAAGGATCTCCATAATTCTCTGTCCATGTGCACAAAATCACAAACATTCCAATTGTGAGAAAGCATGAAGCAGCATCGAAGGGTGCCACAGGCCCAAGAGCCAGTGCATCAACCAGCGTATTTCCAAGCAACCCAGCCAAGATAGCAACAACACCATTGCCAAGAAATATTGCCTTTGAGAATGTAATTGACAGCCACTGTTGTTCAAAACCTCTCTGCACAGTCAAGATGAGGATCACATATAAGATTTATTGATACAAAGGGTTAAAATTCCGAAATCAATCAAATTTTTCACAGTTCACGCCCCCAACCAAGCGAAACAGCGCCTAGTTGAACTCATTGCCTATGTGTAACAAATAATGACATCCAAACAATTTACAAAGGCAACAATTTTTGCACGCCCCCAACCAAGCGAAACAGCGCCTAGTTGAACTCATTGCCTATGTGTAACAAATAATGACATCCAAACAATTTACAAAGGCAACAATTTTT contains the following coding sequences:
- the LOC137734074 gene encoding uncharacterized protein; the protein is MEVFYYMVFGILAAVVAAAELSKSNKDRINTPSTFNVFKNNYLFVYSLMMAGDWLQGPYVYYLYSTYGYGKGDIGQLFIAGFGSSMLFGTIVGSLADKQGRKRACITYCITYILSCITKHSPQYKVLMLGRILGGIATSLLFSAFESWLVAEHNKRGFEQQWLSITFSKAIFLGNGVVAILAGLLGNTLVDALALGPVAPFDAASCFLTIGMFVILCTWTENYGDPSESKDLFTQFRGAAVAIASDEKIALLGAIQSLFEGSMYTFVFLWTPALSPNDEDIPHGFIFATFMLSSMLGSSLASRLMARQSPRVESYMQIVFAISAASLLLPIVTSFLVAPSTVKGGSISFAGCIQLLGFCAFEACVGLFWPSIMKMRSQYIPEEARSTIMNFFRIPLNIFVCVVLYNVDAFPMTVMFGMCSIFLFVACLLQRRLMAISDKPKTEDWVSMKERDSEAEPLNI